Proteins encoded within one genomic window of Bos indicus x Bos taurus breed Angus x Brahman F1 hybrid chromosome 18, Bos_hybrid_MaternalHap_v2.0, whole genome shotgun sequence:
- the LOC113875543 gene encoding zinc finger protein 773-like isoform X1 has product MRGARPGPQLLALLRPQSPMAAAALKVPPEVAVAAEWLPDHEEGQVTFEDVAVYFSWEEWGLLDEAQRLLYCGVMLETFSLMASLGLTPSRTHAMTQLEQRGEPCVPTGGVSTTATPAGCWCGAEADEAPSEQSGCVEADRANLHQHQDPNSGEKPSTREEHEGNGKVSPGRSGLPKPQAAPSGGEPCRSTKSGEGVPPGKRHYRCSECGKAFGQKYLLVQHQRLHTGEKPYECSECGKLFSHKSNLFIHQIVHTGERPYGCSECGKSFSRNADLIQHRRVHTGEKPFKCSECGKAFRHNSTLVQHHRIHTGVRPYECSECGKFFSFNSSLMKHQRVHTGERPYKCSECGKFYSHKSSLINHWRVHTGERPYECSECGKFFSQSSSLVQHRKVHTGEKPFKCNECGRFFSENSSLVKHQRVHTGARPYGCRECGKFFRHSSSLVKHRRIHTGEMPYECSSCGKSFSQRFNLIQHQKVHSGEKSCKVQL; this is encoded by the exons ATGCGTGGGGCCCGACCTGGTCCACAGCTCCTGGCCCTGCTCCGCCCACAGAGTCCGATGGCAGCGGCCGCTCTGAAAGTCCCGCCTGAG GTTGCTGTGGCTGCGGAGTGGCTTCCAGACCATGAAGAG GGCCAAGTGACCTTTGAGGACGTGGCTGTCTACTTCTCCTGGGAGGAGTGGGGGCTCCTTGATGAGGCCCAGAGGCTCCTGTACTGTGGGGTGATGCTGGAGACCTTCTCACTGATGGCGTCTCTCG GACTCACACCGTCCAGGACCCATGCCATGACTCAGCTGGAGCAGCGGGGGGAGCCCTGCGTGCCTACCGGGGGAGTCTCAACCACAGCCACACCAGCAG GTTGTTGGTGCGGAGCAGAGGCTGACGAGGCCCCTTCTGAGCAGAGTGGTTGTGTAGAAGCCGACAGAGCAAACCTTCACCAGCACCAGGACCCGAACTCTGGAGAGAAACCTTCAACCAGAGAAGAGCATGAGGGGAACGGGAAGGTCTCCCCAGGAAGGTCTGGTCTTCCCAAGCCTCAGGCGGCTCCTAGTGGAGGGGAGCCATGTAGGAGCACCAAAAGTGGGGAGGGCGTTCCCCCTGGGAAAAGGCATTACAGGTGTAGTGAGTGTGGGAAAGCCTTTGGTCAGAAATACTTACTTGTTCAGCACCAGAGACTACACACGGGAGAAAAGCCTTAtgaatgcagtgaatgtgggaaattattcagccataaatcCAACCTTTTTATACACCAAATAGTTCACACTGGTGAAAGGCCTTACGGGTGTAGTGAATGTGGAAAATCCTTTAGCCGCAATGCTGACCTCATTCAACACCGGAGAGTccacactggagaaaagccttttaaatgcagtgaatgtggaaaagccttcagGCACAATTCCACACTTGTTCAGCATCACAGAATCCACACTGGAGTAAGGCCTTATGAGTGCAGCGAATGTGGGAAGTTCTTTAGCTTTAACTCAAGCCTCATGAAGCATCagagagttcacactggagaaagacCTTATAAGTGCAGCGAATGTGGGAAATTCTATAGCCACAAGTCAAGCCTTATTAATCACTGgagagttcacactggagaaaggccttatgaATGCAGCGAATGTGGGAAATTTTTTAGCCAAAGCTCCAGCCTTGTGCAACACCGAAaagttcacactggagaaaagcctttTAAGTGCAATGAATGTGGAAGATTCTTTAGTGAGAATTCTAGCCTTGTTAAACACCAGAGAGTTCACACTGGAGCAAGACCTTATGGGTGCAGGGAATGTGGGAAATTTTTCCGCCACAGCTCCAGCCTTGTTAAGCATCGGAGGATTCACACTGGAGAAATGCCTTATGAGTGCAGCAGTTGTGGGAAATCATTTAGCCAGCGTTTCAACCTTATACAGCACCAGAAAGTTCACAGTGGAGAAAAGTCTTGCAAGGTTCAACTGTAA
- the LOC113875543 gene encoding zinc finger protein 773-like isoform X2 — translation MIKVLLIVPCSGPWVQVAVAAEWLPDHEEGQVTFEDVAVYFSWEEWGLLDEAQRLLYCGVMLETFSLMASLGLTPSRTHAMTQLEQRGEPCVPTGGVSTTATPAGCWCGAEADEAPSEQSGCVEADRANLHQHQDPNSGEKPSTREEHEGNGKVSPGRSGLPKPQAAPSGGEPCRSTKSGEGVPPGKRHYRCSECGKAFGQKYLLVQHQRLHTGEKPYECSECGKLFSHKSNLFIHQIVHTGERPYGCSECGKSFSRNADLIQHRRVHTGEKPFKCSECGKAFRHNSTLVQHHRIHTGVRPYECSECGKFFSFNSSLMKHQRVHTGERPYKCSECGKFYSHKSSLINHWRVHTGERPYECSECGKFFSQSSSLVQHRKVHTGEKPFKCNECGRFFSENSSLVKHQRVHTGARPYGCRECGKFFRHSSSLVKHRRIHTGEMPYECSSCGKSFSQRFNLIQHQKVHSGEKSCKVQL, via the exons ATGATAAAGGTCCTCTTGATCGTCCCCTGCTCAGGCCCCTGGGTCCAG GTTGCTGTGGCTGCGGAGTGGCTTCCAGACCATGAAGAG GGCCAAGTGACCTTTGAGGACGTGGCTGTCTACTTCTCCTGGGAGGAGTGGGGGCTCCTTGATGAGGCCCAGAGGCTCCTGTACTGTGGGGTGATGCTGGAGACCTTCTCACTGATGGCGTCTCTCG GACTCACACCGTCCAGGACCCATGCCATGACTCAGCTGGAGCAGCGGGGGGAGCCCTGCGTGCCTACCGGGGGAGTCTCAACCACAGCCACACCAGCAG GTTGTTGGTGCGGAGCAGAGGCTGACGAGGCCCCTTCTGAGCAGAGTGGTTGTGTAGAAGCCGACAGAGCAAACCTTCACCAGCACCAGGACCCGAACTCTGGAGAGAAACCTTCAACCAGAGAAGAGCATGAGGGGAACGGGAAGGTCTCCCCAGGAAGGTCTGGTCTTCCCAAGCCTCAGGCGGCTCCTAGTGGAGGGGAGCCATGTAGGAGCACCAAAAGTGGGGAGGGCGTTCCCCCTGGGAAAAGGCATTACAGGTGTAGTGAGTGTGGGAAAGCCTTTGGTCAGAAATACTTACTTGTTCAGCACCAGAGACTACACACGGGAGAAAAGCCTTAtgaatgcagtgaatgtgggaaattattcagccataaatcCAACCTTTTTATACACCAAATAGTTCACACTGGTGAAAGGCCTTACGGGTGTAGTGAATGTGGAAAATCCTTTAGCCGCAATGCTGACCTCATTCAACACCGGAGAGTccacactggagaaaagccttttaaatgcagtgaatgtggaaaagccttcagGCACAATTCCACACTTGTTCAGCATCACAGAATCCACACTGGAGTAAGGCCTTATGAGTGCAGCGAATGTGGGAAGTTCTTTAGCTTTAACTCAAGCCTCATGAAGCATCagagagttcacactggagaaagacCTTATAAGTGCAGCGAATGTGGGAAATTCTATAGCCACAAGTCAAGCCTTATTAATCACTGgagagttcacactggagaaaggccttatgaATGCAGCGAATGTGGGAAATTTTTTAGCCAAAGCTCCAGCCTTGTGCAACACCGAAaagttcacactggagaaaagcctttTAAGTGCAATGAATGTGGAAGATTCTTTAGTGAGAATTCTAGCCTTGTTAAACACCAGAGAGTTCACACTGGAGCAAGACCTTATGGGTGCAGGGAATGTGGGAAATTTTTCCGCCACAGCTCCAGCCTTGTTAAGCATCGGAGGATTCACACTGGAGAAATGCCTTATGAGTGCAGCAGTTGTGGGAAATCATTTAGCCAGCGTTTCAACCTTATACAGCACCAGAAAGTTCACAGTGGAGAAAAGTCTTGCAAGGTTCAACTGTAA